The following are encoded in a window of Haemorhous mexicanus isolate bHaeMex1 chromosome 7, bHaeMex1.pri, whole genome shotgun sequence genomic DNA:
- the FAS gene encoding tumor necrosis factor receptor superfamily member 6, whose translation MGTVRDGGGVTRELLALLLVALLIIETQCKNDTEAVITSNRRIISRREVNCKEDEYSLETQCCKKCRSGFVKNVSCPTDVIKHCAPCQKGKEFMNHPNDLDKCWRCKLCDSNFGLEVVKNCTPEEDTQCACAKNHFCSPAGCDTCIQCTICESGVIEKQCTAASDTVCGTKAPAMLWWIIALGVLLVLLAIIAGAIVWYKRKQKGLTINKDRCNGVYEKGNEPLIDVPLIVPDVDLSSHIPDIVAEMTLTEVKTFVRHRGVPEPVIDQSIQDFLGDTSEQKIRLFRVWYQRNGMKGAYGTLISSLRKLKMCAVADKIEQNLKAAISSSQEGGQSYNPDTEQSKTCTQEGGNSDNESAELSKASTASLEGTLHRVT comes from the exons GTGGCTCTCCTAATTATTGAAACACAGTGCAAAAATGATACTGAAGCTGTAATAACCTCCAATAGGAGGATCATTTCCAGGAGGGAAGTTAACTGCAAGGAGGATGAATACAGTTTAGAGACTCAGTGCTGCAAGAAATGTAGAAGTG GTTTTGTTAAAAATGTCTCCTGCCCAACAGATGTTATCAAACACTGTGCTCCATgtcagaaaggaaaggaattcaTGAATCACCCTAATGACCTCGACAAGTGTTGGAGATGCAAATTGTGTGACAGCAACTTTG GTTTGGAGGTTGTGAAGAACTGTACCCCAGAAGAGGACACGCAGTGTGCCTGTGCAAAGAACCATTTCTGCAGTCCTGCGGGATGTGACACTTGCATTCAATGTACCAT ATGTGAAAGCGGTGTAATTGAAAAGCAATGTACGGCAGCTTCAGACACTGTGTGCGGAACGAAAG CACCAGCAATGCTGTGGTGGATCATTGCTTTGGGAGTTTTGCTAGTACTACTAGCAATAATAGCTGGAGCAATAGTCTGGT acaagagaaaacagaagggTCTTACAATCAATAAGGACCGATGTAATGGAGTTTATGAAAAA gggaaTGAACCTCTCATAGATGTACCTCTCATAGTTCCAG ATGTTGACCTGAGCAGCCACATTCCTGATATTGTGGCAGAGATGACACTCACAGAAGTCAAGACATTTGTTCGTCACCGCGGTGTACCAGAACCTGTCATAGACCAGAGCATTCAGGATTTTCTTGGTGATACATCTGAACAGAAGATTAGGCTGTTTCGAGTCTGGTATCAAAGAAATGGGATGAAGGGAGCCTATGGAACCCTAATAAGCAGCCTGAGAAAGTTAAAAATGTGTGCTGTAGCTGATAAAATTGAGCAAAATCTGAAGGCAGCCATTTCCAGCTCTCAGGAAGGGGGACAGTCTTATAATCCTGACACTGAGCAAAGCAAAACTTGCACTCAGGAGGGTGGAAACTCTGACAATGAGAGTGCTGAGCTAAGTAAAGCCTCTACTGCtagtttggaagggaccttgcACAGAGtaacttga